TTTCAGCTCGCGCTGGATCTGCGCCTCCTGGCTGCGGACCAGGACCGCGTACGAGATGGCGCCGGCCAGCAGCAGCAGGGCACCGATGGTCAGGCCGACGAGCAGCCCGATCCGTAACCGGGCCCGTCGGACGATCGCCTGTTCGGCCGCCTCCATCAGAGTGTTCCGAGGCGGTAGCCGAGCCCGTGCACGGTGCGTACCACCGCCCGACCGAGTTTGCGTCGCAGGTAGTAGACGTAGGTATCCACAATCGACGCCGCGGCGGCCTCCTCGAAGACCCGGCGGCGTAGCACGGCCCGTGGATGTACGGTGTTCGGCCGGGCCGCCAGCACCCGCAGCAACTCGAACTCGCGGGCGGACAGCGCCACCCGGGTGCCGTCGGCCAGTACCGCGTCGCGGGGCGCCAGGTCGAGTAGCCCGGCGCCGATGCGTAGCACGTCTGTCGACTCGGATGTGCGTCGGCACAGCGCCCGGACCCGAGCGCTCAGTTCGTCGAGGTCGAAGGGCTTGACCAGATAGTCGTCGGCGCCCGCGTCCAGCCCGGCGATCCGGTCGTCGACAGTGCCGAGCGCGGTGAGCATCAGGGTCCGGGCCGGGATCGCCCGGGCGCGGAGCCGGGTGACCAGGTCGAGACCGTCGAGGGCCGGCAGCATCCGGTCGATGACCATCACGTCGTAGGAACGGGTCAGCCCGAGATGCAGTCCACGCTGGCCGTCGGCGGCCCGGTCGACGAGGTAACCTTCGTGTCCCAGCGTCTCGGTGAGTAACTCCGCCAGGTCCGCGTCGTCCTCGACCAGCAGCAGCCGGTTCGATTTTCCGCCCCGCATGGGTCCACAATCGCATAGATGAGTGCCGATGATAGCAGCAGTAGTTGTCTCTTCAACTATTTGAAATCACCAGCGCGGGCGGGCGGGCGGCACCGGTCCGTCGCGCCTCCCGGCGCTCGATCCAGCTCAGCGTCGGCGTCGTCATCAGCGTGGTGACCAGCGCGACCAGGACCAGCACGGTGAACAGGGAGCGGTTCACGATGCCCGCCTCCAACCCGACGTTCAACGCGATGAGCTGCATCAGGCCACGGGCGTTCATCAGCGCCCCGACCCGCAGTGCGACGCCCGACGGCTCCCCGCGAAGCCGGGCCGCCGCCCAGCAGGCACCGAACTTGCCGACAATCGCCGCCGTCACGCAGGCCAGCGCGAAGAGCAGCACCGGCAGGGAACCGAGCAGTCCGAATTCCGTACGCAGCCCCGAGTAGGTGAAGAACAACGGCAGGAAGAGCGTCGCAGCGACCGGGGTGAGGGTATCCACCACCTTGTCGGTGTTGTCGGTACGGGGCATCACCACGCCGACGGCGAACGCGCCGAAGACCGCGTACAGCCCGATCTCGTCGGTGTACCAGGCGACCAGGAAGAGCAGGGCGACCGTGCCGAGCAGCCGGGCGCGGTCATTGAGGCCGCGGTGGGTCATCAGCGCGGTGGTGATCCCACGCCCGCCGAGCCAGAGCACCAGTCCGAAGATCACCGCCCCACCCGCGGTGACGATCGCGGGACCGGCCCGGCCGGAGGCGAAGGCCAGCACGACCGCCAGCATGATCCAGGCGGCCATGTCGTCGATCGCGCCACTGGCCAGCGAGAGGGTGCCGTGCCGGGTGCCGGCGTGCCCCTTCTCGGTGATGATCCGGGCCAGCATCGGGAACGCGGTGATCGCCAGGGCGACGCCGACGAACGCGGCCGAGACCCCGAGTGACGTCCCGTCGGCCTGGATCGGCACGGCGTCGGCCGTCACCAGGACCAGCAGCACCCCCAGCAACAGCGGCGCGGCGACCCCGGCCAGGGAGATCACTCCGGCGGTACCGACGAGCCCGGCGACCCGATGGGCGCTGAACGCGTACCCGGCCTGGAACATGAACAGCACCAGGCCGACCTGACCGACGACATAGAGGACTGGCAGCAGAGGGGCCGGGAACAGGGCATTCTGTACGTCCGGCAGGAGCAGCCCGAGCAGCGACGGGCCGAGCAGTACGCCGGCGAGCATCTCGCTGACCACGGCCGGCTGGCCCGCCTTGCCGAGTAGCCAGGCGACCCCTTTGCAGAAGATCAGGATCACCGTGACCGCGATGAAGAACCGTGGTGCCAACTCGGTGGGGGTCATCGGACAGACTCCTCGAAGTAGTTGGTGCACAACCTCTTCCGTCGGGCGTCGACCACCATCCAGGTGCCGAACACCAGTTGCCGGAGACTGCGGCCCACGTCGGCCCACCGGTCCCGCAGCCGCATCGCGGCCAGCCGTAGCCGCCCCGGACCGGTGCACCCGGCCGGTGTCAGATAGGCCGGGCCCCGGCTGGGCAGCGACCGGGTATGTGCGGCCGAAGAGGTCAGGACGGAACGGCGCAGCACCTCACGGGTCGCGGCGCGCATCATCACCGGCGCGATCCCACGCGCCGGACAGGCCCGGTTCGCGGCGATCCCGTACGGGATGAAGTGCGCGTCGCCGCGCTTGAGCGTCAGCCACCGGTCCGGGTCGAACCGGTCGTCGCCGGCGGCTCCCCCTCGGTGGAACGCCAGATAGTTGAAGAGCAGCACCGATCCGGCCGGGAGGGACACCCCCGTGGGCAGCGTGATCGGCGCCGACGTGATCCGGTGCGCGACACCGAAGAGCGGATACACCCGCAGCGTCTCGTCGATGACCCGGTCCAGCGCGGCGTCATCGTCGAGACCACGCTGTAGTTCGGGATGCGTGGCGAGGGCCAACAACACGTGCGCCATCGCCTCGGACATCTGCACGACCGCCGTGTTGAAGAACGCGCCCTGGAGGTACCAGGCCGTTTCCTGAGCGGAGAACGGCGGCGGCAACGTCACCGGACACGTTCCCGCCTCGACCCGCTCGCGCAGATATCCGGTCAACCGCTCGCGCCGATCCATGTGCCGCAGCCCGGTGCACTTCAGGGCGGTGACCACGTCGTCCGCGTTGGCGACGATCAACGCCCGGGCGGTGGGCGTACCCACCTCGTCGAAAACCAACTCGTGGTAGACCTCGGCCCACACCGGCATCATCAGGTCGCGCAGCCGGACGTGGCTGATCCGGTCGGTCGGCAACTGGTCAAGCACCCGCCGGGTGGCGGCGGTCGCGAGCGCGTCCGCGCGTTCTCGCCGGATGGCGAGTACCCGCCTGGTGGTGGCGGCCACCATCCGGTAGCGCTCCCCAGGCTCCAGATGTTCCTGGTGCATGTGCGGCCCGGGTGCCAGCCAGTACCAGAACAGGTCCGACAAGCCGGCCCCCCGGCTGCGTCCGTCGGCCGCCGGATCGGCGTACACCCGCTCGAAATGTTCCATGCCGACGGTGGGACCCGGCACCGGAATGCCCTCGACGCCGTTGACTCTGGCGAAGACCCACTCCCGGAGCCGGACGACGGCCGA
This DNA window, taken from Micromonospora sp. FIMYZ51, encodes the following:
- a CDS encoding cation:proton antiporter, which produces MTPTELAPRFFIAVTVILIFCKGVAWLLGKAGQPAVVSEMLAGVLLGPSLLGLLLPDVQNALFPAPLLPVLYVVGQVGLVLFMFQAGYAFSAHRVAGLVGTAGVISLAGVAAPLLLGVLLVLVTADAVPIQADGTSLGVSAAFVGVALAITAFPMLARIITEKGHAGTRHGTLSLASGAIDDMAAWIMLAVVLAFASGRAGPAIVTAGGAVIFGLVLWLGGRGITTALMTHRGLNDRARLLGTVALLFLVAWYTDEIGLYAVFGAFAVGVVMPRTDNTDKVVDTLTPVAATLFLPLFFTYSGLRTEFGLLGSLPVLLFALACVTAAIVGKFGACWAAARLRGEPSGVALRVGALMNARGLMQLIALNVGLEAGIVNRSLFTVLVLVALVTTLMTTPTLSWIERREARRTGAARPPALVISNS
- a CDS encoding response regulator transcription factor, giving the protein MRGGKSNRLLLVEDDADLAELLTETLGHEGYLVDRAADGQRGLHLGLTRSYDVMVIDRMLPALDGLDLVTRLRARAIPARTLMLTALGTVDDRIAGLDAGADDYLVKPFDLDELSARVRALCRRTSESTDVLRIGAGLLDLAPRDAVLADGTRVALSAREFELLRVLAARPNTVHPRAVLRRRVFEEAAAASIVDTYVYYLRRKLGRAVVRTVHGLGYRLGTL
- a CDS encoding cytochrome P450, with translation MSTFTVLTVLAVGGAAWTVPYWLPSAVVRLREWVFARVNGVEGIPVPGPTVGMEHFERVYADPAADGRSRGAGLSDLFWYWLAPGPHMHQEHLEPGERYRMVAATTRRVLAIRRERADALATAATRRVLDQLPTDRISHVRLRDLMMPVWAEVYHELVFDEVGTPTARALIVANADDVVTALKCTGLRHMDRRERLTGYLRERVEAGTCPVTLPPPFSAQETAWYLQGAFFNTAVVQMSEAMAHVLLALATHPELQRGLDDDAALDRVIDETLRVYPLFGVAHRITSAPITLPTGVSLPAGSVLLFNYLAFHRGGAAGDDRFDPDRWLTLKRGDAHFIPYGIAANRACPARGIAPVMMRAATREVLRRSVLTSSAAHTRSLPSRGPAYLTPAGCTGPGRLRLAAMRLRDRWADVGRSLRQLVFGTWMVVDARRKRLCTNYFEESVR